A window of Nonomuraea angiospora genomic DNA:
GCGCTGTTCGCGATGCACGGCCGGGAGGTCTCGCCGCAGGAGGCTCCCGAGCTGCACGGCCTGATCGACCGGCTGTGCGCGCTCGCCGACATGCCCAAACCGAGGGTGGCGATCGCGGATTCCGACGTCCCCAACGCGTTCGCCACCGGTCGCAACCAGAACAACGCCGTCGTCTGCGTGACGACCGGCATCCTGCGCCGCCTGGAGCCCCAGGAGCTCGAAGGGGTTCTCTCGCACGAGCTGTCGCACGTCGCCCACCGCGACGTCGCCGTCATGACGATCGCCTCGTTCCTGGGGGTCGTGGCCGGGCTCATGACCAGGTTCGCCCTCTTCACGGGGCTGGGCGGCCGCCGCAACGGCAACCAGGGCGGAGTGCCCGTCGGCCTGATCATCCTGCTCGTCTCCGTCGTCGTGTACGCGATCAGCTTCCTGCTCACCCGCGCCCTGTCGCGCTACCGCGAGCTGTCGGCCGACCGCGCCGGCGCCCTGCTCACCCAGCGCCCCTCGGCCCTGGCGAGCGCGCTGGTCAAGATCACCGGTGACATGGCCAGGATCCCGACCCAGGACCTGCGCGAGGCGGCGCCGTTCAACGCCTTCTACTTCGCCCCGGCGGCGGCCCCGGGCCAGACGCTGGCCAACCTGTTCTCCACCCACCCGCCGCTCGAACGGCGGCTGGCACAGCTGTCGGACATCTCCCGGCAGCTCGGAAGGGGCTGAGCCCGGCATGGGCTGGCTGGACGCCCTGCTCGGCCGGTCGAAGCCGGTCAAGCCCAACCTCGACGCGCTGTTCGCGCTGCCGTCGGCGGCCGTGACGCTGCAGGCCGCGACCGGGCTGGTGCCCACGGGCCTCGGCTCGGTGGCCTTCAGGGCCGCCGAGGGCGGCGCGTTCGCCACGCTGGAACGCGACGTCAAGGAGCTGCTCGGCGAGCGCGTCGAGGAGTCGCGCGACTCCTACGGCTACACCTGGCTTCTGGTGCGCCGCTCGCCCGACGCGCTCGGCGACCTGGTCACCGAGTTGCACGCCGTCAACTCCTCGCTGGAGTCGGCCGGGTTCGGGCCGTCGCTGCTGTGCTCGCTGGTGTCGTTCCGCTCCGAAGCCGACGGCCGCGGGCTGGCCGTCGTGTACCTGTACAAGCGCGGGACCTTCTACCCGTTCGCCCCGCTCGACGCGCAGAGGCGCGACAACGCGCTCGAACTGCAGGTCAGGGGCGCCCTGGAGGGCGAGGTGCCGCTGGAGAAGGATCTCGGCCGATGGTTCCCGGTCTGGGGCGCGCCCGGCCTGTAACCGGACACCCTGAGTGATCTAATGATCACGTGGAGCGAAGGTTGTACGTCCTCGCGGCTTCCGCGTTCATCGTGGCGGCCGTGCTGGGCAGTGCGTGGATCACCGGCCAGTTCACCACGCCGGAGGTCGACAGGACCGACGGGTACGTCAGCGAGCTGGCCGCCCGCGACCAGCCGTGGACGCGGCTGTTCCGCACCAGCGACGCGCTGGCGGGGCTGGCCTGCGCGGCCGGGGTGGCGCTGGTGCCCAGGGTGGCCCGCGAGTGGCAGGCGTGGCTGGCGCTGGCGGCGTTCGGGGGGTTCACGTTCGCGGCCGGGCTGTTCCCGCTGGACTGCGCCGCGCTGAGCGACCCGTACTGCGGGCGGCGGGCCGTGTCGTCCGCGCACCACGTGCACCAGCTGGCCGGGTTGCTGGGCACGGCCGCCCTGCTGGCCGCGATGGTGCTGCTCAGCGCGCGCTGGCGGTCGTGGGTGTCGTGGCTGTTCACCTGGCTGGGGCTGGCGGCCACGCTGCTCACCGCCGGCGCGCTGGCCGACCGGCACGGGGTGGGGCTCGCCCACCGGGCGCAGCTCACGCTGTTCGCCGTTTGGCTGGTGTACGTGGCCGTCCACCTGCTGATCACCGACGACCCGCCCGTCCCGCCGATCACGGCGGAGGCGCTCGATCACGAAGGCGGATACGCCGGGCCGCACGTGGTCGAGCAGGGCGCCGGGCCCGTCGTGCTGATCACGGCCGAGCTCGGGGGCGCCTGGTTCCACTGGGGCGCGGTGGCCGGGCTGCTGGCCGGGACCCGTCACGTCATCCGCTTCGACCGCTGCGGCCTGGGCCTCAGCCCGCACGCGACCGCCCCGCCCACCCTGTTCACCGAGGTGGCCCGCCTGGCCGCGCTGGCCCCGTCCCATCCCGAGCAGGTGACCGTCGTCGCCCACGGCGTGGCCTGCTGGCACGCGGAGGCGTTCGCCAGGCTGCACCCGCTGCGCGTGGCCAGGCTCGTCCTGGTGGATCCGGCTCCCGTCACGGAGTGCAAGCCGTCGGCGTCGGCCAGGAGCGCCGGCCGGTGGCTGCCCGTCCTGGGCGGCACGTGGGGCGCGACCGCCGTGGCCCGCCTGGCCGGGCCCGCCGCCCACCGGCTGCTCGTCGGCGTGCCCGACCCGTACGGCGTCTACCGCACGGGCAAGGTGCTCGCCGCGGCGGCGGGGGAGTGGCTGGCCCGCCGCGACATGGTCGCCGACCTGCTGCGGGTGCGGGAGGAGATGCCGTTCCCGGGCGTGCCGGTCACCGTGATCAGCGCCGGCGGGCGGGACCTGGGCCACGGGCGGCTGGCCGGGGCGCTGTCCGCCACGCTCGTACGCCTGCCGGAATGCGGGCACCAGATCCAGATCGAGCAGCCCGGGGCGGTCGCGGAGGCCGTCCTGGGCGCGCCGGGCATCGGCCGGGCGGGATGACGCCGGGCGATCTAAGATCGATGCGGGACCCGTTCGAGGGGAGCAGGCGTGGACATCACCGTCGTCGGCGAGGGCGCCGTCCTGGCCGCACCCGACATCCTCCGGCTGCACGCGGGCGTCGAGGTCCGCCGGGCCTCCGCCGCCGATGCCTTCACCGCCGTCCGGGCCGCCGCCGCCCGATTGGCCGAGGCCCTGGCCCGGGAGGGCGTCGCCGCGCAGGACGTGCGCACGGTGGAGCTGTCGCTGGGCCCGGAGTACGAGGTCTACCCGAGGGTGGCCGCCTACCGGGCGGCCCAGGGGGTGGAGGTGATCGTCCGCGACCTGTCCAGGGCCGACCACGTCATCGACACGGTCGCCGGGGTGGGGGAGGAGGCCCGGCTGAACGGCCTGGCGTTCGAGGTGTCGGACCCGTCGGGCGTGCTGAGGCAGGCGCGCACCCGGGCCTTCCGCGACGCCGCCGCCAAGGCCGCCCACTACGCCGAGCTGGCCGGGCGCCCGCTGGGCCGGGTGGTGTCGGTGAGCGAGGACGTCAGAGGCGGCGGCCCCCAGCCCCTCACCCTGGCCGCCGCGGCGGCCGAGACCAGCGCCTCCATCAGTCCCGGCCGCCAGTCCCTCACGGTGACGGTCCGGCTCGGCTACGACTTCGGCTAGACCACGTGCGCCCCGCCGGATGACGAGGCTTCGGTCAGAACACGTGCGCCCCGCCGGATGACGAGGCTTCGCTTAGACCACGTGCGCCCCGCCGGATGACGAGGCTTCGCTTAGACCACGTGCGCCCCGCCGGATGACGGGGCGCACGGGTCTCACATCGGGTTCCGCTTGAGGAAGGTGTGGGCGGCCTCGCCCACGGCCACCGGGTTCATGCTCTGCAGCCCGTGCGTGGCGTTGGGGATGCCGCACCGCTCCGCCTGGGGCAGCCAGTTCATCAGGAAGCGCTGCGCGTCGCGGAAGCCCGGCATCACCGACTCGCTGTCGAGGCCCATGACCGCCAGCACCGGCATGTCCGGCTTCCGCGAGACCAGCTGATCGGCCTCCGACGGCTTGAAGCCCCACTGCGAGATCGCCGGGAAGTCGACGGTGAAGGTCGTGTCGACGCACGCCTCGACGCGGTCCCACACGTCGAGCGGCCCGGTCATCTCCACCGCGGGCAGGAAGCTCGGCCCGCACACCGCCTCCATGTAGAGCTGCGCCGCGCCGAGCTTGTCGCCCGTCTCGTACAGCTTCATCGCGTTCATGAAGGCGTCGATGTTGGCCTGGATCGCGTCCGGCGCCTCACGCGGCAGGTACGGCTCCAGCAGGATCGCGCTGTGCGCCCGCTCCGGGTACGACAGCAGGAACTGGAAGGCGATCACACCGCCGAACGAGAAGGCCATGATGTGCGCCTTCTCGATGCCCAGGTGGTCGAGCAGCTCGGCGACGTGCTGCGCGCCGCCCTCGATGCTCAGCTCGGGCTTGTCCAGCGTGCTGCCGTTGTAGCCGGCCCGGTAGTAGCTGATGAGCTGGTAGTCCTGCAGCAGCGGGGGATAGAACCGCATGGGGGTGATG
This region includes:
- the htpX gene encoding zinc metalloprotease HtpX, with protein sequence MGTRFASDRGLTTRMVVTMFLLGLLYVVFVGVLIAVGVQALTVLVIAGGLLFVQYFLSDRIALFAMHGREVSPQEAPELHGLIDRLCALADMPKPRVAIADSDVPNAFATGRNQNNAVVCVTTGILRRLEPQELEGVLSHELSHVAHRDVAVMTIASFLGVVAGLMTRFALFTGLGGRRNGNQGGVPVGLIILLVSVVVYAISFLLTRALSRYRELSADRAGALLTQRPSALASALVKITGDMARIPTQDLREAAPFNAFYFAPAAAPGQTLANLFSTHPPLERRLAQLSDISRQLGRG
- the pspAB gene encoding PspA-associated protein PspAB is translated as MGWLDALLGRSKPVKPNLDALFALPSAAVTLQAATGLVPTGLGSVAFRAAEGGAFATLERDVKELLGERVEESRDSYGYTWLLVRRSPDALGDLVTELHAVNSSLESAGFGPSLLCSLVSFRSEADGRGLAVVYLYKRGTFYPFAPLDAQRRDNALELQVRGALEGEVPLEKDLGRWFPVWGAPGL
- a CDS encoding DUF998 domain-containing protein: MERRLYVLAASAFIVAAVLGSAWITGQFTTPEVDRTDGYVSELAARDQPWTRLFRTSDALAGLACAAGVALVPRVAREWQAWLALAAFGGFTFAAGLFPLDCAALSDPYCGRRAVSSAHHVHQLAGLLGTAALLAAMVLLSARWRSWVSWLFTWLGLAATLLTAGALADRHGVGLAHRAQLTLFAVWLVYVAVHLLITDDPPVPPITAEALDHEGGYAGPHVVEQGAGPVVLITAELGGAWFHWGAVAGLLAGTRHVIRFDRCGLGLSPHATAPPTLFTEVARLAALAPSHPEQVTVVAHGVACWHAEAFARLHPLRVARLVLVDPAPVTECKPSASARSAGRWLPVLGGTWGATAVARLAGPAAHRLLVGVPDPYGVYRTGKVLAAAAGEWLARRDMVADLLRVREEMPFPGVPVTVISAGGRDLGHGRLAGALSATLVRLPECGHQIQIEQPGAVAEAVLGAPGIGRAG
- a CDS encoding SIMPL domain-containing protein, with protein sequence MDITVVGEGAVLAAPDILRLHAGVEVRRASAADAFTAVRAAAARLAEALAREGVAAQDVRTVELSLGPEYEVYPRVAAYRAAQGVEVIVRDLSRADHVIDTVAGVGEEARLNGLAFEVSDPSGVLRQARTRAFRDAAAKAAHYAELAGRPLGRVVSVSEDVRGGGPQPLTLAAAAAETSASISPGRQSLTVTVRLGYDFG
- a CDS encoding alpha/beta fold hydrolase gives rise to the protein MMRNALYLGREWNVEHDLRAPVTGAELRYTVLGEGEPVLCIHGTSIADSLITPMRFYPPLLQDYQLISYYRAGYNGSTLDKPELSIEGGAQHVAELLDHLGIEKAHIMAFSFGGVIAFQFLLSYPERAHSAILLEPYLPREAPDAIQANIDAFMNAMKLYETGDKLGAAQLYMEAVCGPSFLPAVEMTGPLDVWDRVEACVDTTFTVDFPAISQWGFKPSEADQLVSRKPDMPVLAVMGLDSESVMPGFRDAQRFLMNWLPQAERCGIPNATHGLQSMNPVAVGEAAHTFLKRNPM